The following are from one region of the Amycolatopsis sp. QT-25 genome:
- the nirD gene encoding nitrite reductase small subunit NirD: MTTSIERTWTAVCAAGAVPEWSGVAALLDGDVQVAIFRLPGDRWYALSNLDPVSGAAVLSRGIVGDAGGVPVVASPVYKERFDLRTGSCLDAEGVSVEVYRVRVSGGVVEVEARGVCR, translated from the coding sequence GTGACGACCTCGATCGAGCGCACCTGGACCGCCGTCTGCGCGGCGGGGGCCGTCCCCGAATGGTCCGGTGTCGCCGCCCTGCTCGACGGCGACGTGCAGGTGGCGATCTTCCGGCTGCCCGGTGACCGGTGGTACGCGCTGTCCAATCTGGACCCGGTCAGCGGTGCCGCGGTGCTTTCGCGGGGGATCGTCGGCGACGCGGGCGGGGTTCCCGTGGTGGCGTCACCGGTGTACAAGGAACGCTTCGACCTGCGGACCGGATCATGTCTTGACGCCGAGGGCGTCTCGGTCGAGGTGTATCGGGTGCGGGTCTCCGGCGGTGTGGTGGAGGTGGAAGCTCGTGGTGTCTGTCGGTGA
- a CDS encoding uroporphyrinogen-III synthase, with translation MTEVLPLAGFVIGITAARRADELGALFVRRGATVRYGPAIRIVPLADDTELRSATMRLLEGRVDVVVATTGIGFRGWVEAAEGWGLGEELLARLEKSSLLARGPKAKGAIRAAGLSENYSPASESNAEVLRHLLDSGVDGQRIAVQLHGEPLPYFVDSLRAAGAEVIEVPVYRWVGPADPGPLDRLLDAVLDGSVDALPFTSAPAAASLLAVARRTGRLPGIVRALEKRVVAACVGPITAAPLAALGIPTVQPARSRIGALARTVSDVLEARSPRLRAGGRGIELRGQAALVDGQWCDLAPAPMAMLRALAESPGRVFSRRELVAALPDGGEEHAVETAIGRLRSSLGSPKLVQTVVKRGYRLAVDS, from the coding sequence GTGACAGAAGTCCTTCCCCTGGCGGGATTCGTCATCGGGATCACGGCGGCGCGGCGGGCTGACGAGCTCGGCGCGCTGTTCGTGCGTAGGGGTGCGACCGTGCGCTACGGCCCGGCCATCCGGATCGTGCCGCTCGCCGACGACACCGAACTGCGGTCGGCCACCATGCGACTGCTGGAGGGCCGCGTCGACGTCGTCGTCGCGACGACCGGGATCGGCTTCCGCGGCTGGGTCGAGGCGGCCGAAGGCTGGGGACTGGGGGAGGAGCTGCTGGCCCGGCTGGAGAAGTCTTCGTTGCTGGCGCGTGGTCCGAAGGCCAAGGGCGCGATCCGCGCGGCCGGGCTTTCGGAGAACTACTCGCCGGCGTCGGAGAGCAACGCCGAGGTGCTGCGGCATCTGCTCGATTCCGGTGTGGACGGTCAGCGGATCGCGGTGCAGCTGCACGGCGAGCCGCTTCCGTACTTCGTGGACAGTCTGCGTGCCGCGGGTGCCGAGGTGATCGAGGTCCCGGTGTACCGCTGGGTGGGTCCGGCCGATCCCGGGCCGCTGGACCGGTTGCTGGACGCCGTCCTCGACGGCTCGGTGGACGCGTTGCCGTTCACGAGCGCCCCCGCCGCCGCGTCACTGCTGGCGGTGGCGAGGCGGACCGGGCGGTTGCCGGGAATCGTGCGGGCACTGGAGAAGCGGGTCGTGGCGGCCTGCGTCGGGCCGATCACCGCGGCACCGCTGGCCGCGCTCGGGATCCCGACGGTCCAGCCCGCGCGGTCGCGGATCGGGGCGTTGGCGCGGACGGTGTCCGACGTGCTCGAAGCCCGTTCACCACGGTTGCGGGCGGGCGGCCGCGGTATTGAACTGCGGGGTCAGGCGGCGCTGGTCGACGGACAGTGGTGCGACCTCGCGCCCGCGCCGATGGCGATGCTGCGGGCGCTGGCGGAGTCGCCGGGGCGGGTGTTCTCCCGGCGGGAACTGGTCGCCGCGTTGCCTGACGGCGGCGAGGAACACGCCGTCGAGACCGCCATCGGTCGCCTGCGGAGCTCCCTGGGGTCGCCGAAGCTCGTCCAGACGGTGGTGAAACGCGGCTACCGCCTGGCCGTCGACTCGTGA
- a CDS encoding crosslink repair DNA glycosylase YcaQ family protein, protein MLEVDREQVLAYRIAAHGLHREETDPAAAAVFDLGLQDSVRDTALLGLAARVDGDITPEVWDDERFVLAWTHRGAPHFHRRAELDTIRAALVPLDEKDAMARILWQRKQVEDAGRSATDALFTAAKAIREVVTGPLAKGTVSGAVTKLIPEGLSYACRGCGVVHVHEQLMRVASIHAGVRLEAGATPATLAPLEKRGRLNTSPDVEAARRVVEGYLRINGPAAPGDAAAYVGTTRTVVDAMWPSGLAEVRVEGKKAFLPEDRVPLLEKPPEPDVVRLLPPLDPFVQARDRAVLVPDKARQKAVWKILGSPGALLAGGEIAGVWRAKASGKKRLDFTVTPFDALRPAVRKAAEEEAARVAAAREFPDHRVTFS, encoded by the coding sequence GTGCTCGAGGTCGATCGCGAGCAGGTGCTGGCGTACCGGATCGCGGCGCACGGACTGCACCGCGAGGAGACGGATCCGGCCGCGGCGGCCGTGTTCGACCTCGGGCTGCAGGATTCCGTGCGGGACACCGCCCTGCTGGGTCTCGCCGCCCGGGTCGACGGTGACATCACGCCCGAGGTGTGGGACGACGAGCGTTTCGTGCTCGCGTGGACGCATCGCGGCGCGCCGCATTTCCACCGTCGCGCGGAGCTGGACACGATCCGGGCCGCACTCGTGCCGCTCGACGAGAAGGACGCGATGGCGCGGATCCTCTGGCAGCGCAAGCAGGTCGAGGACGCGGGCAGGTCCGCGACGGACGCGCTGTTCACCGCCGCGAAGGCGATCCGAGAGGTCGTCACCGGTCCGCTGGCCAAGGGCACGGTGAGCGGCGCGGTCACGAAACTGATCCCCGAAGGCCTGTCGTACGCCTGCCGCGGCTGCGGTGTCGTGCACGTCCACGAGCAGCTGATGCGGGTCGCGTCGATCCACGCCGGGGTCCGGCTGGAGGCGGGCGCGACCCCGGCGACGTTGGCACCGCTGGAGAAGCGTGGCCGGCTCAACACGTCGCCGGACGTCGAGGCGGCCAGACGCGTCGTCGAGGGCTACCTGCGGATCAACGGTCCGGCCGCCCCCGGGGACGCCGCCGCCTACGTCGGAACGACCCGCACCGTGGTCGACGCGATGTGGCCGTCCGGCCTGGCCGAGGTCCGGGTCGAGGGCAAGAAGGCGTTCCTTCCGGAAGACCGGGTGCCGCTGCTGGAGAAGCCGCCGGAACCGGACGTGGTGCGCCTGCTCCCGCCGCTGGACCCGTTCGTCCAGGCCCGTGACCGTGCCGTGCTGGTGCCGGACAAGGCCCGGCAGAAAGCGGTCTGGAAGATCCTCGGCAGTCCCGGCGCGCTGCTGGCCGGCGGCGAGATCGCCGGTGTGTGGCGGGCCAAGGCGAGTGGGAAGAAGCGGCTCGACTTCACCGTCACCCCGTTCGACGCGCTCCGCCCTGCCGTGCGGAAAGCGGCCGAAGAGGAGGCGGCCCGCGTCGCCGCCGCCCGCGAGTTCCCCGACCACCGCGTCACCTTCTCCTGA
- a CDS encoding DUF3224 domain-containing protein — translation MNTFATKNWEEALVSGAEGAPRVAHAHATFTYSGLIEGEAVIDYLLYYAGEGFDGDGTTSPGLERIEGSVDGRKGSFVIKHETGFDAKGILSTFTVVEGSGTGELAGITGTGTTTGAPGEPTMSYTFAFSL, via the coding sequence ATGAACACGTTCGCCACGAAAAATTGGGAAGAAGCCCTCGTCAGCGGCGCGGAGGGCGCTCCGCGCGTGGCTCACGCGCACGCCACGTTCACCTACAGCGGGCTGATCGAAGGCGAAGCGGTCATCGATTACCTGCTGTACTACGCGGGTGAAGGCTTCGACGGCGACGGAACGACGTCCCCCGGCCTCGAACGCATCGAAGGCAGTGTGGACGGACGCAAGGGAAGCTTCGTGATCAAGCACGAGACCGGGTTCGACGCGAAGGGCATCTTGTCGACGTTCACGGTCGTCGAGGGCTCCGGAACGGGTGAACTCGCCGGGATCACCGGCACCGGTACCACGACCGGCGCGCCCGGCGAGCCGACGATGTCCTACACGTTCGCCTTCTCGCTGTAG